CTTTGGTAATCTACCTGCGTCTTTTAAACTCTTGTTTATTATCCACTCTAGCTGTCCATTGATGCTGCGAAACTCGTCTGCAGCCCATTTTTCAATGGCTTTCATA
This window of the Alistipes sp. ZOR0009 genome carries:
- a CDS encoding Arc family DNA binding domain-containing protein, whose amino-acid sequence is MGDKKSFALRIDAETMKAIEKWAADEFRSINGQLEWIINKSLKDAGRLPKKKTNEEKE